One segment of Fuscovulum ytuae DNA contains the following:
- a CDS encoding sigma-70 family RNA polymerase sigma factor: protein MMLAKRYAEQDGPSPEKLVRSHMDLVRKIAWHMHGRVGRMAEVEDMLQVGYMGLVDAAQRYTPRQGASFAAYAAIRIRGSIIDYLRASSSLCRATIVMQQRMRASMQKLEQTLLRTPEKHEIAADMGITVGELEDWEAQFGASQIKSLDEVYTDHSMLFRDGGHSVEDKMQHDQMRQMLRRALGELPEREALVLQLYFVEELNVYEIAEILGVTTGRVSQIKKAAVGRLRESIVKMEGDAD, encoded by the coding sequence ATGATGCTCGCCAAACGCTATGCCGAACAGGACGGCCCCTCGCCCGAGAAACTGGTCCGCTCCCATATGGACCTCGTCCGCAAGATCGCCTGGCACATGCATGGCCGCGTCGGCCGCATGGCCGAGGTCGAGGATATGCTTCAGGTGGGATACATGGGCCTCGTCGATGCCGCCCAGCGCTACACCCCGCGTCAGGGCGCCAGCTTCGCCGCCTATGCCGCGATCCGTATCCGTGGCTCGATCATCGACTATCTCCGCGCCTCCTCCTCGCTCTGCCGCGCCACCATCGTGATGCAGCAACGCATGCGCGCCTCGATGCAAAAGCTGGAACAGACGCTCCTCCGCACCCCCGAAAAGCACGAGATCGCCGCCGACATGGGCATCACCGTGGGCGAGTTGGAAGATTGGGAAGCCCAATTCGGCGCCTCGCAGATCAAGTCGCTGGACGAGGTCTATACCGATCACTCCATGCTCTTCCGCGACGGCGGCCATTCCGTCGAAGACAAGATGCAGCATGACCAGATGCGCCAGATGCTGCGCCGCGCTCTGGGCGAACTGCCTGAACGCGAGGCGCTTGTCCTGCAACTCTATTTCGTCGAAGAACTGAACGTCTACGAAATCGCCGAAATCCTTGGCGTCACCACGGGCCGCGTCAGCCAAATCAAAAAGGCGGCCGTCGGCCGCCTTCGGGAAAGCATCGTCAAGATGGAGGGGGACGCCGACTGA
- a CDS encoding GAF domain-containing protein has protein sequence MAVAHLYGLKPVEREAPRAPRMFVEPADFAAVAELARSIAGCERACIRLEDDETGEMRLAFFPGLPGVEDLPAALLPNGRGLTVLDDMPASRELAEAGLPELAFWAGFALKSQGGRVLGVLGLMDSAPRSLNDVTVQQLVQLSGILSLGIGMAASVIRVLARQTLGVIEDVTELEEGAASPALRGLMRYATGRLPANDEAMAMRITGLAEMVDGTLLLTETAKSILFTHGFRLSSSELVEPEAEEEVATSAAPKEFQAMARLRIGEVHHDIARDDETDKFAFRITGSDADWVLLDNGLEQGWPEMAAEIIKRTRNATFDYVRMHMIHRRDAPMPQGEYRYDLYGIEWCVRGTPEAAEARGEDGVWRGFDASSASPDNPRDFSALAAFAAIPDLETRIGEDVHEWSKRIAAGSEITPVFN, from the coding sequence ATGGCAGTGGCCCATCTCTACGGTCTTAAACCGGTCGAGCGCGAGGCGCCGCGGGCGCCGCGGATGTTCGTTGAACCCGCGGATTTTGCCGCTGTGGCGGAACTGGCGCGATCCATCGCCGGTTGCGAGCGGGCCTGCATCCGACTGGAAGATGACGAAACGGGCGAGATGCGGCTGGCCTTTTTTCCGGGATTGCCGGGCGTGGAAGACCTGCCCGCGGCGCTTTTGCCGAATGGGCGCGGGTTGACGGTGCTGGACGACATGCCAGCATCGCGGGAGTTGGCCGAGGCCGGCCTGCCGGAGCTGGCCTTTTGGGCGGGCTTTGCGCTGAAATCGCAGGGCGGGCGCGTTCTGGGCGTGCTGGGGCTGATGGACAGTGCGCCGCGCAGCCTGAACGATGTGACAGTTCAGCAATTGGTGCAGCTTTCGGGCATCCTGTCCTTGGGGATCGGCATGGCGGCATCCGTCATCCGGGTTCTGGCGCGGCAGACGCTGGGCGTGATCGAGGATGTGACCGAGCTGGAAGAGGGCGCCGCCTCGCCTGCGCTGCGCGGGTTGATGCGCTATGCCACCGGGCGGTTGCCCGCCAATGACGAAGCGATGGCGATGCGGATCACCGGGCTGGCCGAAATGGTGGACGGGACGCTTTTGTTGACCGAGACGGCGAAGTCGATCCTGTTCACGCATGGGTTCCGACTGTCTTCGTCGGAGTTGGTGGAACCAGAGGCAGAAGAAGAGGTGGCGACCTCGGCTGCGCCGAAGGAATTTCAGGCGATGGCGCGGCTGCGCATCGGCGAGGTGCATCACGACATCGCGCGGGATGACGAGACGGACAAGTTTGCCTTCCGTATCACGGGAAGCGATGCGGATTGGGTGCTTCTGGACAATGGGCTGGAGCAGGGTTGGCCGGAAATGGCGGCCGAGATCATCAAGCGCACCCGCAATGCGACCTTTGACTATGTGCGCATGCACATGATCCATCGCCGCGACGCGCCGATGCCGCAGGGCGAGTATCGCTATGACCTTTATGGCATCGAATGGTGCGTGCGTGGCACACCCGAAGCGGCAGAGGCGCGGGGCGAGGATGGGGTGTGGCGCGGCTTTGACGCATCCAGCGCAAGCCCGGACAATCCGCGGGACTTTTCGGCCCTGGCGGCCTTTGCGGCGATCCCCGATCTGGAGACACGTATCGGGGAAGATGTGCATGAATGGTCCAAGCGGATTGCCGCCGGATCGGAGATCACGCCTGTTTTCAACTGA
- a CDS encoding AAA family ATPase produces MTPITVRATDSQKAMEELLRRLGPDALILSTSRVGGMVEVTAISPEGAIPAPAPDPAPDPAMAALLAAAPQLASRLAEVATTAARTPPRPPIEPVPTTPATPATDAPAQPAFRAVDPRSPRLDAAPRPHPVPPDPAPSDPQTYDFASALRAEAARAVPTDPFTRLARSLLPPPGLQEEIAPRLLIVGPPGAGKSMLAARIAAHWMLADPELRPQMIAPVPGTLLVEDRLRGWARLMGLTLDRPHIAAAMDLPEPHPLAPQIIDLSDVPADAPALVARLIEIEGAELVLCLPAGLHPARVARACHDWQAFAPTVTLTGLDQWWPEQGELAAISDAGLRLTRTAAGTGLVHVLSRPGLVDLRNWVDGWSPAYAGAAE; encoded by the coding sequence ATGACACCAATCACCGTCCGCGCCACAGACAGCCAAAAGGCGATGGAGGAACTCCTCCGCCGTCTCGGCCCCGACGCGCTGATCCTTTCCACCAGCCGCGTCGGCGGTATGGTCGAGGTGACGGCGATCTCGCCCGAAGGCGCGATCCCCGCTCCCGCCCCCGATCCGGCCCCCGATCCAGCGATGGCGGCGCTTCTCGCAGCCGCCCCCCAGCTTGCCTCTCGGCTGGCCGAAGTGGCGACCACTGCCGCCCGCACACCGCCGCGCCCTCCCATTGAACCGGTTCCAACCACGCCCGCCACGCCCGCCACGGACGCCCCGGCGCAACCGGCCTTCCGCGCCGTCGATCCCCGCAGCCCGCGCCTTGATGCCGCCCCGCGCCCGCATCCCGTGCCGCCCGATCCCGCGCCGTCGGACCCGCAAACCTACGATTTCGCCTCCGCCCTGCGGGCCGAGGCCGCCCGTGCCGTCCCCACCGATCCCTTCACCCGCTTGGCGCGCAGCCTCCTGCCCCCTCCGGGGCTGCAGGAAGAGATTGCGCCCCGGCTGCTGATCGTGGGGCCCCCCGGCGCAGGCAAATCCATGCTGGCAGCGCGCATCGCCGCGCATTGGATGCTGGCCGATCCTGAACTGCGGCCCCAGATGATCGCGCCCGTCCCCGGCACCCTTCTGGTCGAAGATCGCCTGCGCGGCTGGGCGCGGCTCATGGGCCTCACGCTTGATCGTCCGCATATCGCGGCGGCGATGGACCTGCCCGAACCCCATCCCCTTGCGCCGCAGATCATCGATCTGTCCGACGTTCCCGCCGATGCGCCCGCCTTGGTCGCCCGGCTTATCGAAATCGAAGGGGCAGAGCTTGTCCTCTGCCTGCCTGCGGGCCTTCACCCGGCCCGCGTCGCGCGGGCCTGCCACGATTGGCAGGCCTTCGCCCCCACGGTCACCCTCACGGGGCTGGATCAGTGGTGGCCTGAACAGGGTGAACTGGCTGCCATCTCTGATGCTGGCCTCAGGCTCACGCGGACGGCGGCGGGAACGGGGCTTGTCCACGTCCTCTCCCGCCCCGGCCTCGTTGATTTGCGCAACTGGGTCGATGGCTGGTCCCCCGCCTATGCCGGGGCTGCCGAATGA
- a CDS encoding LPP20 family lipoprotein, protein MHRAAPALFLIVPLLAGCVSTPQTATQALPLSATEATKQLAEVKDNLDAADRMNAPPPPSAIASNPAVQPLKGMGFAQIAGQPGKSKNEKRLMAIRAARMDALRDLTEQVHGIRINATTTVSQAVVRDDSLSAVVQGTLRGARTVRVTPKGSDSYEVEMALDRETVAYIVRALKGRV, encoded by the coding sequence ATGCACCGCGCCGCCCCTGCCCTTTTTCTGATCGTACCCCTGCTTGCGGGCTGCGTGTCCACGCCGCAGACGGCGACGCAGGCTTTGCCCCTGAGTGCGACGGAGGCGACAAAGCAGCTGGCCGAGGTGAAGGACAACCTTGATGCCGCCGACCGGATGAACGCGCCGCCGCCGCCTTCGGCGATTGCGTCCAATCCGGCGGTGCAGCCTTTGAAGGGGATGGGCTTTGCCCAGATCGCGGGGCAGCCGGGCAAGTCGAAGAATGAAAAGCGCCTGATGGCGATCCGGGCGGCACGGATGGATGCGCTGCGCGATCTGACGGAACAGGTGCATGGCATCCGCATCAATGCGACAACGACGGTCAGTCAGGCCGTGGTGCGGGATGACAGTCTTTCGGCGGTGGTGCAGGGCACATTGCGCGGCGCGCGGACCGTGCGCGTGACGCCGAAGGGCAGCGACAGTTACGAGGTTGAAATGGCGCTGGACCGTGAGACGGTGGCCTATATCGTGCGCGCCCTGAAGGGGCGGGTGTGA
- the flhA gene encoding flagellar biosynthesis protein FlhA, producing the protein MSSAAAKTGFVTAMGGIALPLGILAIIAMMVLPLPVVLLDIFFVGNILLSLVILMVALYCYRPLDFSSFPNLLLIATIFRLALNVASTRIVLSEGHTGHDAAGKVIEAFGAFVIAGNLIVGILVFTILVIINLVVITKGASRVSEVSARFTLDAMPGKQMAIDADLNAGLLTPDQARLRRAEVAAEADFYGSMDGAGKFVKGDAMAGILILAINIIGGILIGTIQHDLGLSEAAHSYVLLSIGDGLVAQIPALLLSIATAIIVTRVSSSHDMSGLIAKQIHLRQAWLPVAGVMAIIGLVPGMPNAMFLVGAAAAGVLAWFGRPDVTPELEEETAAQGGPAAPGTDATRPGTEAITAEDVTDHAPVSLQIGYGLIPLAGEGGGALVQRITAIRREVSKAMGFVVPGVRIRDDLTLSPNQYRIRIGQVIRGEDVVYPDRKLAIPGASSTRKLKGIDVKDPSFGLDAVWILPHQLPEAEADDHVVVEPESVIATHLSQLLYKHAADLIGPDDVQLLLDTLARISPTLVNAVVPKVVPLHTVTAVLRGLLSERIPIGDLRRILEGVAELAPRNLSAADMAEALRPMLIPLLLQQMVPINTPLPLITLDPELEQLLIRARRQGEEGLVLDNGLAATLVKSISEALDNAQGQGKQAVLIVAGQLRRSFAQFLRPHLPDAIVMGINELPDNRRVEVVAAIGGQQQLPRVPTPQPQPQMTPMGADR; encoded by the coding sequence ATGAGCAGCGCCGCCGCAAAGACCGGCTTCGTTACCGCCATGGGCGGCATCGCCCTGCCGCTCGGCATCCTCGCCATCATCGCGATGATGGTTCTGCCCCTGCCTGTCGTGCTGTTGGATATCTTTTTCGTCGGCAATATCCTTCTGTCCCTCGTCATCCTGATGGTGGCGCTCTACTGCTATCGCCCGCTGGATTTCTCCAGCTTTCCCAACCTCTTGCTCATCGCGACCATCTTCCGCCTCGCGCTGAACGTGGCCTCCACCCGGATCGTCCTGTCCGAAGGCCATACCGGCCACGATGCCGCCGGCAAGGTGATCGAGGCCTTCGGCGCCTTCGTCATCGCAGGCAACCTGATCGTCGGCATCCTCGTCTTTACGATCCTTGTCATCATCAACCTCGTCGTGATCACCAAAGGCGCAAGCCGGGTGTCCGAGGTGTCGGCCCGCTTCACCCTCGATGCCATGCCGGGCAAGCAGATGGCCATCGACGCCGACCTGAATGCCGGACTTCTGACACCCGATCAGGCCCGCCTCCGCCGGGCCGAGGTCGCCGCCGAGGCCGATTTCTACGGTTCCATGGACGGTGCCGGGAAATTCGTGAAGGGCGATGCCATGGCGGGCATCCTGATCCTCGCCATCAATATCATCGGCGGCATCCTCATCGGCACGATCCAGCACGATCTGGGCCTGTCCGAGGCTGCCCATAGCTACGTCCTTCTCTCCATCGGCGACGGTCTTGTCGCACAGATCCCCGCGCTCCTGCTGTCCATCGCCACCGCCATCATCGTCACCCGCGTCTCGTCCTCGCATGACATGTCGGGCCTCATCGCCAAGCAGATCCACCTGCGCCAGGCTTGGCTTCCGGTGGCGGGCGTCATGGCCATCATCGGCCTCGTTCCCGGCATGCCCAATGCCATGTTCCTTGTCGGTGCCGCCGCAGCTGGCGTGCTGGCATGGTTTGGCCGCCCCGACGTAACCCCCGAACTCGAAGAGGAAACCGCAGCCCAAGGCGGCCCCGCCGCCCCCGGCACCGATGCCACCCGTCCGGGAACCGAGGCGATCACCGCCGAGGATGTCACTGACCATGCCCCCGTCTCGCTTCAGATCGGCTATGGCCTGATCCCCCTTGCAGGCGAAGGCGGCGGCGCGCTGGTGCAGCGCATCACCGCCATCCGCCGCGAAGTGTCCAAGGCGATGGGCTTCGTCGTCCCCGGCGTCCGCATCCGCGACGACCTCACCCTGTCGCCGAACCAGTATCGCATCCGCATCGGGCAGGTGATCCGGGGCGAAGACGTGGTCTATCCCGACCGCAAACTCGCCATCCCCGGCGCCTCCTCCACGCGCAAGCTTAAGGGGATCGATGTCAAAGATCCGTCCTTCGGTCTCGACGCTGTCTGGATCCTGCCCCACCAACTCCCCGAGGCCGAGGCCGACGATCACGTGGTGGTGGAACCCGAATCTGTCATCGCCACCCACCTGTCGCAGCTTCTCTACAAACATGCCGCCGATCTGATCGGTCCTGATGACGTGCAGCTGCTGCTCGATACGCTTGCCCGCATCTCGCCCACCCTTGTGAATGCCGTGGTGCCCAAGGTCGTGCCCCTGCACACCGTCACCGCCGTCCTGCGCGGGCTTCTGTCCGAACGCATCCCGATCGGTGATCTGCGCCGCATCCTTGAAGGCGTGGCCGAACTGGCCCCCCGCAACCTTTCTGCCGCCGACATGGCCGAAGCGCTGCGCCCGATGCTGATCCCGCTCCTTCTGCAACAGATGGTGCCGATCAACACGCCTTTGCCGCTCATCACGCTGGACCCGGAACTGGAACAACTCCTGATCCGCGCCCGCCGTCAGGGCGAAGAGGGGCTGGTGCTGGACAACGGCCTCGCCGCCACGCTGGTCAAGTCGATCTCCGAGGCGCTGGATAACGCCCAAGGCCAAGGCAAACAGGCCGTGCTCATCGTCGCAGGCCAGCTTCGCCGCAGCTTCGCGCAATTCCTGCGCCCGCATCTGCCCGACGCCATCGTCATGGGCATCAACGAACTGCCCGACAACCGCCGCGTGGAAGTCGTGGCCGCCATTGGCGGACAGCAGCAATTGCCGCGCGTGCCCACTCCTCAACCGCAACCTCAGATGACTCCGATGGGGGCTGACAGATGA